In one Serinus canaria isolate serCan28SL12 chromosome 2, serCan2020, whole genome shotgun sequence genomic region, the following are encoded:
- the FKBP14 gene encoding peptidyl-prolyl cis-trans isomerase FKBP14 has product MAAGLLLLCSALLCAALGCAGAALIPPAADVKVEVLHKPFLCHRRTKWGDMMLVHYEGFLEKDGSMFHSTHKHNNGQPMWFTLGIREALKGWDRGLKDMCVGEKRKLTIPPALAYGKEGKGKIPPESTLIFNIDLLEIRNGPRSHESFQEMDLNDDWKLSKQEVKIYLKKEFEKHGAVVNDTQHDALVEDIFDKEDEDSDGFISAREFTYKHDEL; this is encoded by the exons ATGGCggcggggctgctgctgctctgctccgcCCTGCTGTGCGCGGCGCTGGGCTGCGCGGGCGCGGCGCTGATCCCCCCCGCGGCCGACGTGAAGGTGGAGGTGCTGCACAAGCCTTTCCTCTGCCACCGGAGGACCAAGTGGGGGGACATGATGCTTGTTCACTACGAGGGCTTCTTGGAGAAGGACGGCTCCATGTTTCACTCGAC tcacAAGCACAACAACGGTCAACCTATGTGGTTTACACTTGGCATAAGGGAAGCTCTCAAAGGCTGGGACAGAGGGTTGAAGGACATGTGtgtgggagagaaaaggaagctgaCTATTCCACCAGCCCTTGCTtatggaaaagaagggaaag GAAAAATTCCACCTGAGAGCACATTGATTTTCAACATTGACCTTCTAGAAATTAGAAATGGACCAAGATCTCATGAGTCATTCCAAGAGATGGATCTTAATGATGATTGGAAACTATCCAAGCAAGAG GTGAAGATTTACTTGaagaaagaatttgaaaagCATGGAGCAGTGGTAAATGACACCCAGCATGATGCTTTGGTTGAAGACATATTTGATAAAGAGGATGAAGACAGTGATGGGTTTATATCTGCAAGGGAATTCACGTACAAGCATGATGAGctgtag